The Thunnus thynnus chromosome 1, fThuThy2.1, whole genome shotgun sequence nucleotide sequence CCCGGTGTCTGCAAACACCAGCTGTAATTTAATCCACCAAAAGCCATTTGTCTTTCCCAGTCATCATGAGTCCCTGTACCAATTACAGACCACAAACCATCAGGCCTGTCAGCTGGAAAGCAGGTGTGAGAACCTCTTGTCTTTGTGCCTGGTGCATCATGAGCACACACAGCTGTGGTGGTTAATTGAGTAGCCCACATGTATGCCCCCCTAGATACTTCCTTCAGCTTTTCATGGAGGACTCAAGGAGAGGTGGGATATGTTGTCCCTCCCAGTCTCATCCCAGTCAGCTGTGGATGGCTTATACCTTCAAATCTGGACAGTCTATTCCGTTGTTTACACAGTGAATGAGAAGACATCAACAGTATCCTACAAAGTTACACTAACAATATCACATCACCTAACTATCATATCAGGGCCTATTTTTTCCAAATTTACCTAAAAACAATATACTCTCCTTTTTTTCATCTACAAATGTTGCATCTAGACGCTCAGAATAGTGTAGAGAGtaaaaaacatctgctgttCAATTAGTACAGGAAGATGTGCCAGGATCACATGATGTCACCAGACTACTAGATCGTGTAGGatcttataaaaaaaacaagataagtGTCCTAATAGCTTTGTAGGTGAGAAAATGTGTGCACTCTTGTTCACTTGCGATCAGATAACAACTCTGTTGTCTTCTGCTCTGGTCTGTTTGGGGTTGTGGGCCAGATCATTATCATTTGTCTCCCCCTACTGGCCAGAAAGGCAACCATCTAGGCGACCAGCTTTATACAGTACTAATaaagcttttgttttattactaaTAGAACTGACTACTGATTATTCTGTCATAACTGTCCATAGACCTTTAACATCAAACAGGGGCTGAATAGTAGTCATTTCTGTACAGTAATACTGCCAAAAGCCGCCTATAGGCCAAAATAGTAATCCTGGTTTAGAGATGTATGAATCACCTGAATGCACGTGCTTGTCATGCGTAAACATACTAAAACATATTGTGCTTCTAGTCAGTACATTTATTGCTATTTTCTTAAAGTAATTagcttcacaaaaaaaacctaaatccCATTAATGCTGCCaaaattatgcattttcatccGACATATCTCAAAAAGTGGTTTAGTCTATTCCAGGCACCCATATACTTCAACAAGTGGTGTTTATATGCTACACAATAGCCTAATGAATAAATCCAATCAACACTTGTTTAACACATTGCCTTCCCACTTAAGTGGATATGTATAGCAGATggtgttttacataaaatctaCTCAAGCGTCTTTGAATATCTTGAAAAGCGCtccaaattcaaattcaattagTAGCCTATAGTAGACCTATTATTATAAACAGATGTAAAGTGGACACAATTAAGTCACCATTATAGGGCACTgcttaatgtgttgtgtttataacTCTACAGATTAAATAATAGTGTGAAgatgtattgtattatattgtgaCGTCATGTGATTCGCGCAGTCAGATGGGTTTTGGGAGtgctaatgttttgttttgaaggaTTTGCGCCGgaaatgttattgttgttactGCTGGTGTACCGGAACgcattttttttcctaagaTGGCGAAGTCGTGACCCGCcccttctctgcctctgattggcttaccctgatattcttaccccaaccctaaccaatctcactcctcatgcctaaacctaaccaacccaacaaACGAAGGCAacaagtactagccaatcagaggcagagtagggcgggtcattccgtcgccatcctaggaaaaacatttttttgcgACCGGAACACTGGTTTCACGCCATTTTGAGATATCGGCCAGCTATTGAGCAGCTAGTAGTTTGAGGGCAATGTGATCGACTCTTGTGAAGCTATGCCGATTACTTGGTCGTTTTAAAGATTGCCATCACGTTATTATTTGAGCATTACTCCTTTTGCTGTTACATTTCTAACCTAGATTACTCTTCCAGCCATGTCCACCGACGGAGCAGCCGACCAGGTAAGTTAGCTACATGCAGTTCTACTGACGGGCAAGCTAACCGCTAATGAAACGCCAGCATATTTAGCTTGTGTGTTATTCCTCGATGATGTTAGCAAGTGAACTCATTCTGTTGTAATTTATATACCTTGCCATTGACTAGTATTGCATAATTATGCAGATAGCATGTTATTTCTTGGCGTTTGTTTGTCGTAAAGTCGAGAGCTTAGCCTATGTGTACGCCATATTGACTGGCTAACAGTTAACATAATTGGTAACGTTAGCATTTGTCGATTCTTGGTTGTCGAGCGTTAACACGTTGAGCTAACTTAACAACGCCTCCATGGTAACTTGATATTAACGGTAAAGATTCTGCTAGTTAATCGCCGTAACCGATGCGACTTTTCACGGTGCTGGATGATTCTTAATGGTGCCAGCTGTACAGACCTAGCTAGGTAACGTTAGTGGAACTAAGACaatgaagtgtttttgtttttgcaagtGTAATTGTCGCAAACCTGTTGTTTATTGTtctactacacactgcaggggcAAAGCCAAGAATTCAACATCTCATGAAGCATTATATCCCCCATTCTGTTGTAATAAAGCTTCATTTAGCGTTATGTGGGCCCCTAGAATTGGCACCACCATTGCAGGTGGTGTTTATTCTGTGACTCCATTCAGcaacataatgtttttttttcccttgtgcATTTGTATTGTCTTGCAGGCAGCGGCAGAGTATATTCCAGAGAAGGTGAAGAAGGCAGAAAAGAAGTTGGAAGAAAACCCATATGACCTTGACGCATGGAGCATTCTGATTCGAGAAGCACAGGTTTAGTGACACATAGTTGCATTCCTGGGGTTAAGCAAACTGGGAATAAAGGGTGGGGGGAGGTAAAGGGTTATGGattgttaaaatacaaagcactacatcttttttttttctctccccacATGACTGCTTCTTCGTATGTTTAATAGTGTGGAATGTAAATGCATTCTCCTTCTGTAGAATCAACCTATAGATAAAGCAAGGAAGACATATGAGCGACTTGTCACGCAGTTCCCAAGTTCTGGCAGATTCTGGAAACTGTTCATTGAAGCTGAggttaatattttttcttttcttaagtGTGCATGGCTGGGATTATTTCTTACATGATCAACAATGTgattttcacacaaacaaaatgtttcttaCTTAAATGAAGTTTAAAGTCACAATTCTTGATTTGAGCTACTAAGCTACTTTTATCAATGGTTTGTTTTCATTACCATCTGGTATGTTGGTCAGTAGTAATAAAGATATTTTGATAGTGGAGGGGCACCTACCTGCCAAAGGATATCATATACATCCTACACAATTAGGGACTTTGGATCGAACAGGATACTGATGCTGTAAAACATTGTTTCCTTGTCAGACTTCAGCTCAGCTCATTAAGAATTGTGcctttaaacataaacaaaggGGAAATCAACTCTATAACcatttctttttcagaaaaTTCTGCTTATGTTCCCAggatttacaaaaacattttctgcgCCGTACTTAAATGGGGTAAAGTGCATTTGTTGCATGTTTGGTCTGCAACAgtattaaaactattttaatggTATTGGAGTGCATTAGCCTTTTATTCACTTGTCGTGTCAATTTATTGCCTCCTGTGTCATTTCTTTCGGGTAAATTTATAAACAAATACTCTGATTGTGTGGCCCTTTCTTTCCTTGAGACATTTCTCCCCCACTCCTCCTgaatatatctatatatgaCCAGTGACCCACTTTTTTTTGATGCCACCAACAAGCTTTGCTCTTATGCAATCAGCTACTGAAATGATGATTCAGTTTCCCTTGCACAGTCATTTTTGCTAACCTTGTGTAGTGCATGGTGCATAGATAACCCTCTACCCCTGCAGACAATTTCTGCAATTGGTGTAAAACATGCTGCACAGTATTTGCTCCCTTTACCCAAGCACCAGCATCACTAGTTCAACAACTAGTGTGTAATCCTGAAAAAAGGTGGCCTCTGTGCTGTGTATGGAATGAGGCTGTATGTTGAGATTGTGGTTTGTTATTGTGGGGTTGCTCTGCTAGGTGAAGCTACCCctaacccccaccccccccaatTCCCATCCACCTTTGTATTATCCAGTGCAAGTGAGATCATTTCATTATATGAACATATTTATGTTAGGAAGTGAAAGAGAGCACTGCATTTTCCAAATGGACTGGGCTTCTCAAGAACAGGCCTTAATGATTCCCTTTATCCAGCAGATGACAATAAGTATTTGTGCCAGTAATACGTAAGTGTCAAATCACACACTACTTACATGTTACCCCTTTACAGAGTTGATAACAAGCAACATAACATGAGGAGCACCTTACAGCAGCTAGTAATGAGGAGTGATTGTCATCACCAAAGCTTTATTTTTCAGGAAGCCTAATTATTTTAGTTAATATTTTACTAATTAATATTACTAATAATTTTAGGTGACAGATTTAATATTTTGATGGTTTGAAACCCGGCCAGTGTCACCCCTTTTTTGTTAAGTGAAAATAAGACTGTGTTTTCCACTTAACATAGAAtaacctttttttccttttttttttttttttttaagaatactttttgaatttttattgggcagtgaagaggcagactggaaacaaggggagagagagagagagagatgggtaccACATGCAtcaaaggtccctggctggaattgAACCAGGGACGCtgtggttatgtggcatgcgcAGTGACCATTCGGCTACCGGGGCGCCCCCATAGAAtaatcttttctctttttatcgTTACTGATCAGGATTTACAAATAGGAAAGAAATATTCCATTGAGGTCATTTTCTGGTGGGTATTTATGTTTAAACCAACCTGTGGATCTTTAGTAGATTAGATATTAGCACTCAGTTGTGGGAGttacatgtgaatatttgggggtgggggggttatGTACAACTTTCTAGGCAAGATGAAATACATGAATGTGATTTCACTAAACATttgtaacaaaaataaatttaggCTTATGTTTAACCTTGTCAAACGATTAAGTgagttcattaaagtttgaaAAGTTAATGCCTGTAAATGTAGACTTTTAGGCTcatcatttgtaattttttttaggTTCCTACCaaacagaaatactcagatTACACTTCTAATAAGGAGCTATTTGTACTGCAAAGCAAATATACCAGTCCCTTTAAAGTAAGCCAATCAAtatataatttgttttaaatcatcAAGTTATAACTGACTTTTAGCCAATTTCCCTTTTCTTCACCAGATTATTATTTAGTCACAACCTTTCCACTAATGTCCAACCCACAATTCAGGCCAAGACACAAACTAAGATACTGGTTTGTCGTATTGGCATAGAGGTCTGACTCTGAGACTGACCCTTTTGATCTTGcatgaatttttatttatttgcgtTAAAATTCCCAGCTGGAATACAAATAGTATATTAATAGTATTTAAATCCAAAGCATGTGTTGAAGGGATATTTTAATAGCTTGCAATGTATTTGCAATTCCTAGTTAAAATAGACATCCCCTATTTGGTGAGTATGTGGATGACCTTTTATCATCCCCCCCTTTATCAGGTTCAAACTATTAATGTACTGATCCAACATGGAAACCCTTTTGGCCTTACATAACCCTTGTGTGAAATCTTAATATTCTGCACATTCTGTCACAGAATGCAAAGCAGTTTCACTTCTAAGCATAGAAAGTGTGGATCTCCAAAGATTTACATATGAGGAAAGTAGGGGAAATGTCACATAGTGTGTGAGAAGAGTGAAACTGAGGCCAATTTCACCAGCTGTATGGGAATGCAAAGCAGTTTCACTTGTGAGCATAGAGTGCCTGGTTCTCTTGAGATTTTACACAGACCTCATTTGTAAAAAGTTGTATACTGGGCAAATCATACCAAATCCTTAAGTCTAGCTCAGTCAGGATTATTTGTCACACTACTTATACTGGAATGCCCAGTTGAGAATGAGAGTCTTTGCCATTGAGTGAAAGTTGGCAGCACATATCAGCTGATAATTGCTGGAGTTTTGGTCAATTCATAATTTGGCTTCCTGTGACATGAAGGGGAAATACTTGCAGTGTGTGAGAAAACAGCAAATGAGGCCAGTTTCACCAATCTGTCAGTTTTTCaggaattttatttatttattttttttaaatacaaccTCCCCTTTGTCGGAAACCAGCAGGGACAAAGAAAAAACTTGCATAACTAAAATCAAGTCCCTTTTATTATCcaataaaaaggaaatttgtttattttgttgagCAAACACTCTTATATTTACAATATCACCATTCCTACAGCATAGTTTGTCTAAAAGTGGAAAACAAATGCAGTTGAGTTTTTGTGTATTCACAGATGCATTTAAGTTTCAAACTTATTTACTGCAGTGTAGAAAATTTTTATCAGTCAGTACTTGGTGACAGTATCCCAAGTGTCCACCAGAGACATTTTCAGGCAGTTGTCCTCaacaaatagtgaaaatgtcatcatttatttatcttatggCAGGGATGTAGTTTCACAAATCTGTTTCTGCCTCCCACCTGCCCTCATCTCCTTTCCTCCCCCTGAAATGGTTGTGTAATgaagctgttatttttattacataacTCATATTAAAGCAAGTTGATAAGACCACCTAAGTGATTTTTAGTGATATAGCATGTTACACCTCAGAGGAGCATCTTCAAAGTTCTGTAGCCATCTCACCTGACTCAACCAGACATACCAGTACTGCAGTCTACTTCATGCTCATTTTGAGTTGTTTCAGTTTAGCACATGGAAACAGATGCTGTAAAAGCTCAGATTTGACTGATCATGGAAGACTAATTCTAATTCTGTCTTATTCACACCTCAGTTGTTGTAACTTAACTGAATGTACATTTTGGAAAGCTTAGAAAATCTTTTCATTTAGTCATGTCAGGTTAAGTTAGGTAAAAGTCTTGATACAATTGAAATAACTCAGAATTTCACATTCCAAATTGTGTTTCTTAGGCATTACATGATATCTTGTtggctaaaaataaacattttcaccaGGAGATACATTTCCTAAACTACATATCTCTTTATTTTACTTGTGCTTGGTATTTCTAATGAAGGTGCAAGCACCATGTCAGATATGCTGTTGCAGTTCCTGGAATTAGCCAGTAATGTAGGTCAGTCATTTTTAGGCAGGATACCCTAAAGGCACTCTAAACTGCAGTAGGTGTTGAAAGAGGACTTTAATTTCTAGTTTTAAGAAATGAGTcccttttaaaatatgttttataagTGTCCAATGTATTGGATGTGccaaaaggttttttttttccttaagtTGTATAAGAGATTAATTTTTCCATTTGTGTGAAATGCATGCACCACTTTAGAACTTTGAATTACACTGCTTTGGTCattaattgaaatgaatgactAAAACAAGCTTTTCATCTTAAATtgttaaatgtataatttcCCCTACGGTGCTGTGGACCATTTGTGTCTAGATACagataaatatgtttaaattttaCTACAACAGGTCATTAAATaagtaataattataatttgcCTATTTcactgtaacactttaattacTGAAGCCCCTGCAACAACGTCAACTTACAGCTTCTCAGTCCCACAGGGATATTTACCTTCCATGTAAACTGTTAGTTTTGTCACCACCAGGCTAGTTGAATGctgcttttttcactttgtaGGGCATattaatgtaaacacagtgggATGGGACGCTAACACCACACAAACAACAGTCTCTTCTGTCACTACTGGAGGGTGCTGTGAGACTGTTGCCTCAACTCATCAACATTAGGCCGTATGAAATTCATTGTTGGAACAGTGTTTACCAAGGAAACATGCTGACCCGAGGCCCTGAAAGTCtgtgaagagtttttttttaaaaaaagtgtcaagtactgtacttctcAAATTCTgagcacattttttttctgtattctcagtaacatttatatttaaattctgCATCCAGATCTTTTTGTAAGTATTTTATCTGTAACACGTGGTCACTGGTGTTTGTCAGGGTTCTGAGGCGCAATCTACTAAGAAAATAAACCCCTTTCTAAAAGTAATTTGTCATTCTTGTGTGAATCTCACTTTGTTGATCTTCAATGTcctgtgtgcatatgtgtatgtgtgtggggtCACATTTGCATGAATGCATGTTTGCTGTAAGCcataaaaagagagaagagaagactATTAAATTAACATTGCATTTACACTCTTATTTGCAGATCAAGGCTAAAAACTATGACAAAGTAGAAAAGGTAAGTGTCcatcacacacatgaaaactgGATAGTGTCTGTTACTTTAAAATCCAAGATAGGTCATCTGAAAATTTGTAATTAGGCTAGCTGCTTATCATGACAGCATGTTTTTTCTTGACTTGTAAAAGAATATTCATAcacacttttttctctttaaaatgaTTAGTCTATTAACATAAAAGGTAGTGCTTTGGTCCAATCATTTTGAGTGTTGATCATGTACCTGCAACATTATGAGTTTGAATCCCCAAAACAAGGGAAAACTGTGCAGGTAGACAAACTCTAACAAGCACTGAATGTGTGGAAATGggagaaaatgtcttttctgaAAATGGATGGAAGGTTTTTGAACTGTGAGTTAATTATAGCCATTGTTTACTCAGTTTCTATTGCCAAATGTAATATATTCAACTGACTGCACtggattttgttgtttgtttcctaTTTGGTTCCCACATTTTAATAAACTCTTAGTTGAATCTGaaaatttgtttgtgttttgcctTAGCATCactttatataaaaaatgtaaccaAACTCTGGTGCAAAGGCAGCAGTTACACACATACTGGTATTTATTATGGTTTGGAGGAGCTCACTGAAATGTAGTCCACATAAGAGACCTATATCATGATCTGATGGTAGGAATGTTGTGAGCATGGGGTTTTTCTGAAGCAAATTATTGGAACACTGATGTTGATTGGGTGTCTTCTAAAATATATGCAGTGTATATATAATCTGTGTTTCTAGGGCAGTTGTTTTTATCTTTCCCCATTCTTGCCCTTGTAGTTGTTTCAGAGATGCCTCATGAAGGTGCTACACATCGACCTGTGGAAATGCTACCTCTCATATGTCCGAGAGACCAAAGGAAAACTGCCTAGTTACAAGTAAGACAACATGCTGGGTATTAGAGGAAAGTAATGTGGCATACTGGTGTACTGTCAgttgtcatttttattgtttcaatACTGATGTTTTCTTGCCTTCAGAGAGAAGATGGCGCAAGCGTATGACTTCGCCCTGGATAAAATTGGCATGGAAATAATGTCATATCAGGTACACAGATCTGCACTGTTTTAATCTAACCAGTGTATGTCTGTTTCTGTTAACTACTGTATCCTAACAGCTATTCTTTCCTTTGCCAGATTTGGGTGGACTACATTAACTTCCTCAAAGGAgtgtaagtttgttttttcttgtactGTTGTGAGATTAGGTGAACTGCATCAGACAACTGtcaaatgttgacatttttgttttgtgttccaTCAGTGAGGCTGTTGGCTCATATGCAGAGAACCAACGGATCACGGCGGTACGGAGGGTGTACCAGAGAGGCTGTGTGAATCCCATGATCAATATAGAGCAGCTCTGGAGAGATTATAGCAAATATGAAGAGGTGAGATATTTGTTGCCATGTATGTTTGCATATGTGGTGTTTTAGTTGTTAAAATGTGAGCGCACAAGAGTGTAAGAGACTAGCTAAACCGACTTCTCTATTTCATGATCAGGGAATCAATGTGCACTTGGCCAAAAAGATGATCGAGGATCGAAGCAGAGACTACATGAATGCCAGGAGAGTGGCAAAGGTGATACATTGTGCAAAGCGTCACAAAATGCACAAATCTGTTTCCTCTGTCTTGTGCTGTTTATGCAAACATCTGTTGTCTGATGTGTGTTGTTCAGGAGTATGAGACTGTGATGAAGGGGCTGGACAGGAATGCACCCTCGGTACCGCCCCAGAACTCCCCTCAGGAAGCCCAGCAAGTGGAAATGTGGAAGAAATACATCCAGTGGGAAAAAAGCAACCCACTGCGCACAGAAGACCAGACCCTCATCACAAAAAGAGGTGCTGCATTCTGTTATAATGTGAAAATCTCTGCTGTATATGTCCTAGAAAGCCTGTGATTCTTGTAATTATAAGTCACTAAATTAGTCAGTGGAAATGCATTAGTGTATAAGGATTTTTTGCCAAAGACATTCCCTTATAGACACTCTTGCAATATCTTGACCAGCGTTGATTACTGACATAATTAAAATTTTTGATGGATGGGTGTTTTTGTTATGTGTTGCAGTGATGTTTGCCTATGAGCAGTGCCTGCTGGTGCTGGGTCACCATCCTGACATTTGGTATGAGGCAGCACAGTACCTGGAGCAGTCTAGCAAACTGTTGGCAGAGAAAGGGGTAAGAGATGAAACCTTTTGGATCCAGATTTTATGTGAAATTGGTGTGATTTTACTTTACAAAATAGTGCAATAATATTTTATAACGTCCTTTTGTTTCCCTCAGGACATGAATAATTCCAAGCTGTTTAGTGACGAGGCAGCTAACATCTATGAACGTGCCATTGGGACTCTACTGAAGAAGAACATGCTTCTGTATTTCTCATTCGCTGACTATGAAGAAGTTAGTGTGCAGTTGCTTATTAAACACAACTTCTAACCAAAACAATAAGAGAAACAGGCACCTAtcagtatgtttatttttaatttacctTTTGCTGTCCTCATAGAGTCGTATGAAATATGAGAAGGTTCACAGCATCTATAATAAACTGCTGGCCATTGAGGACATTGACCCCACACTGGTCTACATCCAGTACATGAAGTTTGCCAGGAGGGCAGAGGGCATCAAATCAGGTCGCACCATCTTCAAAAAGGCCAGAGAGGATCTGCGTACACGTCACCACGTGTACGTGACTGCAGCACTGATGGAGTACtactgcagcaaggtgaggACACGTACTGTATAACTgcatgtttggcatttttatggTGTGACGAAGAAGAATCTTAAAGACCTGTTCAATTCTTAACTTGTTTTTGTACTTgtgattttttcccccaacagGATAAATCAGTGGCCTTCAAGATTTTTGAGCTTGGTTTGAAGAAATATGGTGACATTCCAGAGTACATACTTGCGTACATTGATTACCTCTCACATCTTAATGGTAGGTTATGTGTAATAAAATGCAGAGATGATACACATAATGTTGGAAatatgtgggtttttttctctACCAGTCCAAAAAATCTAAGAGAAGTTGTTACGATGGTGCTGCTGTACTTTTGCCATGAATTTTATAACATGTCATTTGATAGAAAGGAAGCAGTGATGTCCTTTTATCCGTTGCTTGGAGATAACAAAAATCTTTTACATTACTATCTTAATAATGGATGATAGATTTTTAActctatttttctctgtcttcctctgctttttCCTTCTCCAGAGGATAACAACACTAGGGTTCTGTTTGAACGTGTCCTCACCTCAGGAAGCTTGTCGCCAGAAAAGTCAGGGTAATGTCAGCTATTAATTATGTTGCGTTAAAGTAGGCCTGTGTTGTTAAAATCAACATTTCTTACGAAGTTTGCTGAATTTTGTTCTTATTTTACTTCCCAGTGAAATCTGGGCGCGGTTCTTGGCCTTTGAGAGCAACATAGGAGACCTGGCTAGTATTCTGAAAGTGGAGCGGAGGCGTTTCACAGCTTTCAAAGATGAGTACGAGGGCAAAGAAACAGCCTTGCTTGTAGATAGATACAAGTTCATGGACCTGTATCCCTGCTCCACCAGTGAACTCAAGGCTCTTGGATACAAGGTGTGTATTTTTCCCTTCATAGACAACGCAGTTAAACATGTCTAGCTTGTAATGCTGAACTGATATTTAACTTATGTCTGTTGTGTGTAGGATGTGTCTCGTGCCAAACTGGCAGCTCTGCTCCCAGAAACAGTGGTGGCGCCCTCTGCGCCTGCACTAAAGGATGAAGCTGACCGTAAACCTGAATATCCCAAACCTGACACCAATCAGATGATCCCCTTTCAGCCACGTCACCTTGCCCGTACGTAGTCCCTAGTTGGCCATGAGCACAGCTAAGTTGTTGATATGTCTCTGGTGTTTGTTCTGCATTTACTTAAAAGCGTAAAAGGATTCATCTCTAATGTAGCCTCTTGGGTTCCTCCCCACAGCTCCAGGTTTACACCCTGTCCCTGGTGGAGTTTTCCCAGTCCCCCCCGCTGCTGTTATTCTAATGAAGCTGCTCCCTCCACCTACGTGCTTCACTGTGAGTAGCAGCAGCTTAACACTCTCAAGCTCATATTTACTGGTAATGAATACAAGGTGTAAgcagcagggttttttttctgctagGATTGTCTTAAAGAGTCTGTAATTGTCTCTTGTTGCAGGGTCCCTTTGTTCAAGTGGATGAGCTCATGGAAACATTCAGGAGATGCACACTTCCTGAGAGTAAGTTGCTTTTGTCAGTATTTTAGATCAATCCAGACCATCTCTATTTTTAGTTACACTAGCAAAGTGGGCTTTAGTGATTTAGTTTCAGATGGATGGATGTAGCCTTTCCTCTGGTTCTTCCTTCAGGCCAATGTTGacttattttgtcaaactagtGATAAAGACCTTTATCCATCCAacaaattttctgttttgtaatttCCGTCAGAGCCTCACACTGCTGCTAGATTGGCTAAAGACTGTGTATAGATCTTACTGATGAATTTTCTGTGCTCTCCATAGCTGTCGATGCTGCTGTAGAGCTCATCACTGGCAGACAGCCTGATGCAGGAGGGGAGGGCAATGGATCCATGGAGAACCACGCTATTGCCAAGTCACTCAAGAGGCCTAACGCAGACTCCGACGAGGAGGATGACAAAGGAGCGGTCGCTCCACCCATACATGACATCTACCGCGCACGCCAACAGAAGAGGATTCGATAAGCCaactaaaacacacagtgaaccGTACAAGAATGTAATCTTAACAGGTGGTCAAATGTGGTAAACGTCCACATTTCTGAGTGTGTCTGACAGATTATACTTCCGTTGATCTCTGTACAGCAAGCATACatatatgcagacacacacatacacacagtacgCACACTCGAGTGttcttgttgcttttttttttgttaacagtttttatttttaaaaactgaccattatactgtacaaaattTTTAATTCAACCATTGATTTTGGCACACAGCTCAGTTTTGGCCTTGTGATGTTCCAGTGATGGCAAAGTGGAAACAAGCTGTTTTTTAGATAACTGGAGGAAACAGTTCCTTTCAATAAAAGTGGGGAAGAATTCAACTGGATTTGCTCCTTTATTTGACTTTAACTGATGCTGTATTCCTGTCCTGCTCTTATCATGACTTGTGTTGAAGCACAGCCATGTCATGTTTTATGGTTACCACTCGGGGGCAGTATGATACTTGGTCGTTGATCTGACAGGACCAGTCATCCTCTGTTGA carries:
- the cstf3 gene encoding cleavage stimulation factor subunit 3, whose translation is MSTDGAADQAAAEYIPEKVKKAEKKLEENPYDLDAWSILIREAQNQPIDKARKTYERLVTQFPSSGRFWKLFIEAEIKAKNYDKVEKLFQRCLMKVLHIDLWKCYLSYVRETKGKLPSYKEKMAQAYDFALDKIGMEIMSYQIWVDYINFLKGVEAVGSYAENQRITAVRRVYQRGCVNPMINIEQLWRDYSKYEEGINVHLAKKMIEDRSRDYMNARRVAKEYETVMKGLDRNAPSVPPQNSPQEAQQVEMWKKYIQWEKSNPLRTEDQTLITKRVMFAYEQCLLVLGHHPDIWYEAAQYLEQSSKLLAEKGDMNNSKLFSDEAANIYERAIGTLLKKNMLLYFSFADYEESRMKYEKVHSIYNKLLAIEDIDPTLVYIQYMKFARRAEGIKSGRTIFKKAREDLRTRHHVYVTAALMEYYCSKDKSVAFKIFELGLKKYGDIPEYILAYIDYLSHLNEDNNTRVLFERVLTSGSLSPEKSGEIWARFLAFESNIGDLASILKVERRRFTAFKDEYEGKETALLVDRYKFMDLYPCSTSELKALGYKDVSRAKLAALLPETVVAPSAPALKDEADRKPEYPKPDTNQMIPFQPRHLAPPGLHPVPGGVFPVPPAAVILMKLLPPPTCFTGPFVQVDELMETFRRCTLPETVDAAVELITGRQPDAGGEGNGSMENHAIAKSLKRPNADSDEEDDKGAVAPPIHDIYRARQQKRIR